The region AGCATAGTGCTCCCCCCTGATAATTTTACCTGTAACTGTTAGTTAAGTTAGCTTTGTCGCAACCACTAGTAATTTAACTGACTGGTTTTACCCCAAAACACTTTATACGCAAAAATCGTGTAGCCAATAATCACCGGCAATACAATCACTGCCCCCCAGAAAATCACCAGCAGTGATGCTGGCGCACTGGCGGCTTCAAAAATGGTGAGTTGGTTGGGCACGATATACGGGTAAAAGCTGTACGCTAAACCACAGAAGCACAAAGTAAAAATAATAATTGCACACACAAAGGGGTACCAGCAGCCCAGATCGTCCGCTATAGGGACTTTGCGCAGGTAGAGCTCAACGGTGACAAACATAAAGCCAAACAGCATCACTAAGGGGATCAACACAAAAACTTGCGGAAAGCCCAGCCATTTATCAGCGATGACGGGATCGATTGATAGGTTTGCTATACAAACTGCAATAATTCCTAATGCCATAAAGCGATTCGACCAAATTGCCCATTTTGCCGAACGTTTTTGCAATTCACCTTCGGTTTTCATTACAAGCCACGCCGCGCCGACATAGCAATAGCCTGCAGTAACGCAAATGGCTGATAACAATGCGAATAACGTTGCGGCTGTACTCGTGTCAAAGGCCGTGACGTATCGACCTAGCATATAGCCTTGGCAAAGGGTGGCGATCAATGAGCCAGCCTTAAAGGCTAAATCCCATTTATGTTTGTCTTTACTCGGTGCTTTAGTGCGAAAATCAAAGGAAACACCGCGCAAAATTAAGCCAAACAGCATAAGCGCAGTCGGTAAATAAAGCGCTTGCAGCACAATTGAATGGGCTTTGGGGAAGGCTATCAGCATCAAGCCAATGGCAAGTACGAGCCAAGTTTCATTGGCATCCCAAAACGGGCCAATGGAGTAGATCATTTTATCGCGCGCGGCTTGGTTTGCCGGCGCTTTATCGGTTGGTAGTAACACACCGACCCCTAAATCATAACCATCTAAAATGGCGTACACTAAAAACGATAAGCCCATCAGTGCGATAAACACCATAGGTAACCAGTTTAACGTTGAGCTTTCCATGACAGACTCCTTAACGACTTCTTGATACTTAAATTAGGTGAACTATTGCTAAGTGAATTACTGCGCACTTGCGGGCGTGCTTAGTGTTTTACTTGACGCTTCGCTTGGCGCGTCTGCTTGCTGCATATCGGCCAATTTAGGGTTTGCCGCTTCAAGCTTAACGGCGCGATCAGCCATCACAAACAAGGTTTTGATATAGGCTACCAGTAAGAAGCCATAAACCAGCAAATACAAGGTCAGCGACAAGGCGATATTTTCAGGGGCGATACCTGTGGCAGCTTCCTTGGTGGTAAGCACGCCTGATACTAAATAGGGTTGGCGGCCAATTTCGGTGACGTACCAGCCTGCCAGCGTGGCTACCCAGCCAGAAAAGGTCATGGCAACAGTCGCTTTAAGTAGCCAAGTAGGGTAGCGCTTTTTCAGCGTAAACTGATAGCTTGCTAGCCATGACATGGCCAGCATCAACAGGCCAATACCAATCATCAATCGGAAGCTGTAAAACACTGGAGCGACTGGCGGGTGCTCACCTTTAAATTCATCGAGGCCACGAATTTCACCGTCAAGCTCATGGGTAAGGATAAGGCTCGCCAAATTGGGAATTGCCACTTCAAAATGATTGGTGCGCATTGCTTCGTCAGGCACCGCGAATAACAAGAGTGGCGCACCGCGCTCGGTTTGCCATACGCCTTCCATTGCGGCAACTTTCGCTGGCTGATGGTCAAAGGTGTTTAGACCGTGCAAATCACCGACAAAAGCCTGCAATGGCATCAGGATAGCTGCCAGCACCACGGAGAAATTAAGCGCATATTTGACCGATGATTTTTTATCGCCTTTGAGTAAACGATACGCTGAGATACCGGCAATAAGAAAGGCAGCGGTTAGCGCAGAGGCAAGTAGCATGTGGCCAAGGCGGTAGGGCATGGAGGGATTAAACACGACCTCGTACCAACTCGTCACATGGGCAACACCGTCGATCATTTCAAAACCAGCGGGGGTTTGCATCCAAGAGTTGAGCACTAAAATCCAGAAGGCCGACAAGCTAGTGCCAACAGCGACGAGCACCGTGGCAATGGTGTGCACACGATTTGAGACTCTATCCATGCCAAAAAGCATGATGGATAAGAATGAAGCTTCTAAAAAGAATGCTGTCATCACCTCATAACCCAACAATGGGCCAGCGATATTGCCGACTTTCTCCATGTAGCCCGGCCAATTGGTACCAAACTGGAACGACATGGTAATGCCACTGACGACCCCAATGGCGAAGGTCAGGGCGAATATTCGTACCCAAAAGCGATAGACTCGCAGCCAAGCATCGTCTTGTGTGCGGTTATAACGCCACTTAAAAAACACGAGTATCCAACACAAGGCGATGTTGATGGTGGGAAACAAGATATGAAAACTGATATTGGCGGCAAATTGGATGCGAGACAGCATCAAGCCAGTGTCAGAAGCCAGTTCCATAAAGGCGAGTGGAGCAAAAGAAATCATAAGCACCTCCTTAGGCGCACGACTAAATAAAAAACTTTTCTACATCACTGCTAAGCGTCTATCGCTCATGGCCAAAGGGGTTACTGCGTTGTGCGTTGAATGGCGAAGCTGGTTACAATTCGGGCTTTAAGCTTTCTTGTTGGGTAGCAGTTTGTCTTTCATATCCAGCAGCTTGCCAACGCCTTCGCCCAGTTTTAACAAGGCGGCGAGTTTTTCCGATGACATCCCTTGGAGCTCGTTTGACCATAAAGTAACCATTTCCATCAGGTCGTGCATTTCCTGCACGCGCTGTTGTACGTAGCGATCTGCTTCATTACTTGGCGATTGCAATAAAGCATCGCGCATCATGGAAAGCGTGGGGTCTAACTCGCGCTTGCGGCGTTCGACCACCAGTGTCCGCGCGATCTCCCAAACATCACTAGGGGCAGAGAAATATTCTTTTCTATCGCCGGGAATATGCTGGAGCTTGATCAAGTTCCACGATTTTAATTCTTTTAATCCCATAGAAACGTTAGAGCGTGAAATTTGTAAGCACTCACTTATTTGGTCGGCGTTCAGTGGTTCTTGAGTTAGTACAATCAGTGCGTACATTTGACCAAGCGTGCGGTTAAGGCCCCATTTTGAACCCATTTCACCAAAGTGAAGGATTAACGATTGGGTCATGGGGGATACTTTCATTGCTTGATACTCCGCTGCTATGTGCACTGCTTTAACACTTGGCCTTGTCTATTTCTTTGCTATTCATTGTCAAGAACGACTAGGCCATCACCACTTACTGTCAGTCTGTTAACGTCTGCTTACTCAGGCTAATCAGTATTAGTTTGCAATTTTAACTGTTTCTGAATTTTCAGTAATTTCTGAAAATTATAAAAATAATTTGATATAAGTCAATAAAATGTTTGTTTGAAGTGGTTATGATGGCGTTATCGGGTGCGCTGAGCGTCTACATCAGTCACCCCGACGGGGCGTTTGTGCCCAGCTATTTAGCTGGGCTTTTTTATTTTTTCTCTCTGCCTTTGCTAGCTCTCAGCGCTTTATCTCTTTGACTTTACGATTTTTTCCTGCTTTTTTGCATGGCATTTTTTCATGCTTTCTTTTGTGCTAGTTTTTGAAACTGTGAGCGTTATTGGCGAGCCTTGCTCTGGTGTTTATTCGTGTCGTGGTATTGCCAAAGCACGTTAAGCACTTTCCATTGACCTTGATCGTTTTGATACAGGTGCATGTAATCAATCCACTTATCAACAGTTAGCTTAACAGAGGCCACTCGTTGATCAATGTCGTAAATATCAATTTCAATGCGTGGATTTGCTGAGAATTTATCGCCTTTCTTGTTATACCAGTTGGCGAGTTCAACCATAAAATCATGGCTGGTTTCGACAATTTTTTCATTTCCCGCTTTATCTCGCCAATAGGTGCGCTTTGCTAACGCTTTATCTAGCCCTCTTGCCATTAACTCAGGCTTAACCTGAATTTGTGACTCAATATAGTCGAGTACAGCGCGCTTTATGGCTTGCTCTACCTGAGAAGGGCTTTGCTGGCGGGCATCAGCAGGTGCTCGGTGATCCGCGAGTGCCTTGTTTTCAATAAGTAAGCTACTGAGTAGCAGTGTAAGTGTTAGCCAAACTGGAAGTCGAGCCATGGTTCATCCCTGTTGTCAGGCAAATAAACTCACAGAGTAACGCGTTTTAAGCTCGACTGACGAAATAAAGTATTACTAAATGTTAAATTTCGAAGCACTATGTTTTATTGATTAAATAAGTTACTGGCCTAGTGTAAACGGCGAGTAACCAATGCCGTCTGGGCCATCACCAGCGGGCAGTTCAAACTTCACTTTACCGCTGGGAACGTCAATAACGAATACTTTATTTTGATCATAGGCTGACATAAACAAGGTGCGCTGATCAGGGGCGAAAATCACGCCATTCGGCGTTGTTTTTTCTGGAAACTGGATGCGTTTTAGGCGCTTTTTTGTCGCATTTTCAATAATGTCTAAGGTGTTTTGACGAAAGTCTGGGATAACAGCGTATTTTTCATCTTGGCTCAGTAAGATGCGGTAGGGAAAGGTGTAATCACGCCACTGTTTGAGCTGTTCGCCGGTTGCCGTGTTAAACACAGTGACTAAACCTGCTTTGTTGCTACCAACCCAAAGCTCGTCGCCATTAGCGCTAATCGCAATCGCCTCTGGTGTTTCAGGCATGGAAATTTGTCTGAGTAACTTACCTTCATCAATAGACAGCTCAGACACTGAATTGGATTGCATATTGGTGGTGTACACTTTGTCGGTGCGACCTGTTAGTGCCACCATATGCGAGCCTTTTTGCTCGGTATTGAGCGCTTGGGTGATCTCGCCGCTAAAGATATTGGCAATGACTACCGCATCGGCACCTTCGGCAGAAACTGCAACCCGTTTTTGATCAGCTAAAAACAAAATGCCGTGTGGCCAAGGGTATTGGCTTAGATCGATAGTGCGCACCTTTTTCGCTTGCACAATATCAAATACCGACAAGCTATTACCCCCCACATAATCGGTGACAACCGCCCATTTACCATCTTTAGTGACCGCCACTTCGTGCGGGCCCTTGCCGGTTGCTCTGGTTGCAACAACTTGGCGACTACCTAGGTCGATAAAGCTCATATTATCGCCCCGCTTGTTGACCACAACTAAAGTACCAGAGAGCGCTGCTATAGCGGCTAGCGAAGTGGCAAGGGTGAGAAGAAAAGTCAATGTTAAAGTGAGGTAGCGCATAAATACCGTGCCTACTGTTATTGTCGTTGTCACTGCTATTGGTGCTAATTACATGCATAAACGCAGCATATCCCAGCTAACACGTAGCAAGGTTTACACAGGAAAAGCTTAATCGATGAAGTGCAGAACTGCGAATGCTTTAGAGCGAGTCATGCCTTTAAAAAGTGTAATTAAGTGTTAATAGAATGTATCTTTTGTTAATGTACTAATTGGTATAAGCTAGTGCTTTAGCTCTAATTATAAACCTAGTTGGTTAATCGCTTTAGAACTTCAATCACAGGGATCTAGTTGTTTAATAGCCTTAGAACTTCAATCACAGGGACGGCGGTACTGGCAATCTTTATTGTGAGTACTTGTGTACTATATTTTTCCATCCTTGCTTACAAGTCACTTTATGCCGATTCGGCGATAAAGCACCTAGACGCACTTTCTGAAAACTTGGCCAGTGATCTGATCCCAAACCTGGTTGACGAATCAGATTTATTTGCCGTCTCGTCGCAATTATTGCGTCTTGAGCAATACACAGAAATTAAATTTGCTGGCGTTTATGACAAGGAATATCAGCTATTACAGCCATACTTTGGCGATGCGAATAAGGCTTCTTCTGCAGGCTCCGATGAACCCAGTTTTTCGTTAGAACGAGCACAACAACTCTTAAACTTCCCGTTTGGTACGGGCAAACTTGGCGATAACGTTTACGCAATAAAGCAAATAGGCGACAAGCGGCTGCCACTTGGTTATTTAATTGTGGTGAGTGATTTGTCTGGGCCATTAAAGCAGAGCCAGAATCAATTGTTGCTTTCTATTTTTCCATTTGCCTTGATTATTTCGATATTGGTCATTGTGGTACTGCTGATTATTCAAAATAGTTTGTTAGAGCCCCTGTTGGCGCTGCGCAGGTTTGCTCAAGAGGTCAAGGCTTCCGGTGATTACAGTCAATCAGCCCGTATTAGCGGCAAGTCGGAAGTGTCTGATCTGACAGTCAGTATCAACGAGCTAATGGGGACAATTAGTGACGAGTTGAAGAAAAATCGCAGGCAAACAAAACTGTTAGAGCAACAGCAGATGCAAATGGAGCACTTAGCAAATTTTGACGCCTTGACTGGGCTGCCTAATCGTCAGTTTATTATTGAAACCATTAAAATTGAACTGAAAAAAGCCAAGCGAGAGAACCGAAATCCCAGTTTATTGTTTTTTGATCTCGACGGTTTTAAAGCTGTCAACGATACCTTTGGGCATGACATTGGCGACAAACTGCTGATCGCCGTCGCTAACGATGTCAAACATTATATTCGCGAAGGTGACACGCTATCGCGCCTTGGCGGGGACGAGTTTTTAGTCTTGTTGCACGGTGATCCTGAGCCAGTAATTGTGTCAGCCATAGCGCAACGAATTATTGCAGGCCTAGACAAAACGTTTGATATT is a window of Thalassotalea euphylliae DNA encoding:
- a CDS encoding putative bifunctional diguanylate cyclase/phosphodiesterase, whose amino-acid sequence is MFNSLRTSITGTAVLAIFIVSTCVLYFSILAYKSLYADSAIKHLDALSENLASDLIPNLVDESDLFAVSSQLLRLEQYTEIKFAGVYDKEYQLLQPYFGDANKASSAGSDEPSFSLERAQQLLNFPFGTGKLGDNVYAIKQIGDKRLPLGYLIVVSDLSGPLKQSQNQLLLSIFPFALIISILVIVVLLIIQNSLLEPLLALRRFAQEVKASGDYSQSARISGKSEVSDLTVSINELMGTISDELKKNRRQTKLLEQQQMQMEHLANFDALTGLPNRQFIIETIKIELKKAKRENRNPSLLFFDLDGFKAVNDTFGHDIGDKLLIAVANDVKHYIREGDTLSRLGGDEFLVLLHGDPEPVIVSAIAQRIIAGLDKTFDIEQWKVSISASIGIAYASDANYQPLDWVSCADLAMYRSKSEGKSQFTHFNADMVSANLKRINVANAIVPALKNNEFQLHYQKKVDVNQQVMGFEALIRWQSEELGAISPAEFVPIAEQSGKIQAITQWVVQQACRDLPQLLRNYGQDIRVAINLSAIDLKDSKLSDDISRMFRIYRINPKNIEFEITESAYLTHFDTANSFFKQMRELGCKIALDDFGTGYSSLGYLTQIKIDTLKIDKKFVDEVGIYKRSSVITKTIIEMAKQLGLTLCAEGVETQQQADFLRDNGCHYMQGYLFGKPERLASLGAASKADKLEGTITDQ
- a CDS encoding cytochrome ubiquinol oxidase subunit I, whose product is MISFAPLAFMELASDTGLMLSRIQFAANISFHILFPTINIALCWILVFFKWRYNRTQDDAWLRVYRFWVRIFALTFAIGVVSGITMSFQFGTNWPGYMEKVGNIAGPLLGYEVMTAFFLEASFLSIMLFGMDRVSNRVHTIATVLVAVGTSLSAFWILVLNSWMQTPAGFEMIDGVAHVTSWYEVVFNPSMPYRLGHMLLASALTAAFLIAGISAYRLLKGDKKSSVKYALNFSVVLAAILMPLQAFVGDLHGLNTFDHQPAKVAAMEGVWQTERGAPLLLFAVPDEAMRTNHFEVAIPNLASLILTHELDGEIRGLDEFKGEHPPVAPVFYSFRLMIGIGLLMLAMSWLASYQFTLKKRYPTWLLKATVAMTFSGWVATLAGWYVTEIGRQPYLVSGVLTTKEAATGIAPENIALSLTLYLLVYGFLLVAYIKTLFVMADRAVKLEAANPKLADMQQADAPSEASSKTLSTPASAQ
- a CDS encoding GbsR/MarR family transcriptional regulator, yielding MHIAAEYQAMKVSPMTQSLILHFGEMGSKWGLNRTLGQMYALIVLTQEPLNADQISECLQISRSNVSMGLKELKSWNLIKLQHIPGDRKEYFSAPSDVWEIARTLVVERRKRELDPTLSMMRDALLQSPSNEADRYVQQRVQEMHDLMEMVTLWSNELQGMSSEKLAALLKLGEGVGKLLDMKDKLLPNKKA
- a CDS encoding YncE family protein → MTTTITVGTVFMRYLTLTLTFLLTLATSLAAIAALSGTLVVVNKRGDNMSFIDLGSRQVVATRATGKGPHEVAVTKDGKWAVVTDYVGGNSLSVFDIVQAKKVRTIDLSQYPWPHGILFLADQKRVAVSAEGADAVVIANIFSGEITQALNTEQKGSHMVALTGRTDKVYTTNMQSNSVSELSIDEGKLLRQISMPETPEAIAISANGDELWVGSNKAGLVTVFNTATGEQLKQWRDYTFPYRILLSQDEKYAVIPDFRQNTLDIIENATKKRLKRIQFPEKTTPNGVIFAPDQRTLFMSAYDQNKVFVIDVPSGKVKFELPAGDGPDGIGYSPFTLGQ
- a CDS encoding cytochrome d ubiquinol oxidase subunit II; this translates as MESSTLNWLPMVFIALMGLSFLVYAILDGYDLGVGVLLPTDKAPANQAARDKMIYSIGPFWDANETWLVLAIGLMLIAFPKAHSIVLQALYLPTALMLFGLILRGVSFDFRTKAPSKDKHKWDLAFKAGSLIATLCQGYMLGRYVTAFDTSTAATLFALLSAICVTAGYCYVGAAWLVMKTEGELQKRSAKWAIWSNRFMALGIIAVCIANLSIDPVIADKWLGFPQVFVLIPLVMLFGFMFVTVELYLRKVPIADDLGCWYPFVCAIIIFTLCFCGLAYSFYPYIVPNQLTIFEAASAPASLLVIFWGAVIVLPVIIGYTIFAYKVFWGKTSQLNY
- a CDS encoding nuclear transport factor 2 family protein, which produces MARLPVWLTLTLLLSSLLIENKALADHRAPADARQQSPSQVEQAIKRAVLDYIESQIQVKPELMARGLDKALAKRTYWRDKAGNEKIVETSHDFMVELANWYNKKGDKFSANPRIEIDIYDIDQRVASVKLTVDKWIDYMHLYQNDQGQWKVLNVLWQYHDTNKHQSKARQ